In the Clostridium sp. 'White wine YQ' genome, CTTTAAGATTTTGAACCTTTGATGGTGCCTCTGTATCAGAATTTGCAAGTATATCTCCATCAACAAAGCTCATTGCAGCTATCTTAATTCCTTGTGAATCTGGCAATTGTATATCTTTTATTTCTTTATTTCCATCTAATGCCACCTTGTAAACAAAAAGATTATTGTCTATATCATAAGTGTTACCAGTAGGAATATGAGTATGCGTTAAGTTTATAGCAATATTATCTCTAACATATGTCTTTTGATCATTTCCTATGGTTGCTTGCCAATCAGTAAAACTCAAATCTTTACTAGTTGATGTGCCATCTTTATAATTTACCTTAAACTCACCATCATTTCTTCCACCTGCAGATGCACCTAAAAGATATAGGAAGCCATGTTTTTCTCCTTGAGGTACTTGAACACTTTGTCCTTTTGCTTGAATGAAGTTCTTAGCTCCATCATCTTTTGAACCAATATTAAAGCTAATGTCTTCACTTACAACCTTATCTGGCATTAACTCTGCTGAGAAGGTTTCTCCCTTACCATTAAAGTCACCATCTTTTCTATTTGTATCATAAGATATTGCATCTATATTAAAGTCCTTACTCAAATCTAATGGTTTTGCTACTGGCTTATGATCTTTAAATATTGAAGAATTATTAAACTTCACCTTAAATGTCTTTATCTCGTACTTTCCTAGGGTTGTTGAAAGTGTATTACCATTTATTCCTGGTACTGGAGCCCCATCTAAATTATCTTCAATTAAATTTGTCTCTACAGCACTTTCAATTCCTGCTGGAAGATTTATTTTAACATTTGTAGATGCTTCACCCTTTGATTCATATAGTCTTATGATATAATCATCAGACTTTTCAGCTTTCTTTAATACAGTTAATATAACGTTGTCTTTATCAACCTTACCAAATGATTGAGTTTTAGCTAAATCTCCTGCATGACTATCAACTTCTTGAGAAATTATTGGATAATTAAATTCATACCCCTTTTTAACGGTATTAGCTGCTTTCCAATCATCTGCATGTGGATATATAGAATAGTTGATTACTTGATGTCCTCTATCCTCTACCCCACCTCTATCATTTGCAGCTTTTAATAATGTTAAACGCATAACATTTCCAAAGGTATTCCATCCATATTTACTATCATTTAATATTGATACACCATATCCATCCTTTGATATATCTGCCCATTTATGCCCTGAAACTTCAAATTTTGAACTACTCTTATCTGTACTTCTATCTATTGACGAATATGCTATTTCATAAGTTGCTTTCTCTGGATTTGCTATATTCATTGGGAATGCAACTTTTAATAATTTTTGATATTCATTCCAATCAACATTCATTCCTACATCTACTCTATTAGTGTCAGAGTAAAGAGATATGTCTTGTACAAATGTAGAACTTGACCATTTCTTGGTAACTCTGAAAGTAGCTTTATTCGGTCCATCATTAACTAGATCAATAGATACAAGGTCATTTATAACATATGGAGTACTTCTCATGTCATCTCCATCGACATCCCAAGCATCCCATTCTCTTGGAGTATCTTCTAGAACATGTAGTTCATTCCCTTGTTTCCCTGATTCAAATACTTCTCTTCCATTAACCTTATCGTAAAGACTAGAAATATTTCCTGTTTTTGTATCTAATTTTAGTTTAAAGAATTGATTTTCTATTGTTTTATTGGTATTATCTACAGTAATAGTACTATTTTTAGCTGTAGAAGTTTTTTCTACTGCTCTATAAACAGTATATCCCATTGCAGGTACTTTTGCTTTATAGGAAACAGTAACTTTTGCACCGTTTTTGTTTACTATTTGGCTTGGTACCTCTTTTCCATTTTCATCTAAAATAGTTATATCTTTATCAGTAGCTGAAAGTATAACAACTGATTCAACAGTCTCTTCTCTATCCCAAGAAAGTGGATTGTATAATACCAATGCTTTTCCTTCTCCATCAGTATTTACTCTACTTGCTATTCCATTCATAGCATTTTTCATTGTTCCACCTAATTGGTTTAATGCTATTTCTGCATCATTAAAAGCATCATTATATACAGCAGTTATTGCTGATCCTGGTAAAACATCATGGAATTGATTTAAATTTGTTTTATCCCAAGCTTTATCAATCTTACCTTGAGGATAGCTTTCTGATCCTAACAAAGTTGCAATAGAACTAAGTTTTTCTGATTCTTCTGCCTTTATCTCGCTTTCACGATTATATTTTTTCATATATGCTGCAGAAGTTAAGGTTCCTCTATGCTTTTCTAAATAAAGCTCATCGTCTACTGTTGGTAAAGAATCAGCCTTAGCTTCAATTTTACTAAAAGAATTCAAAGCTGTATCAAAAACAACATTTGGTGCATCAGCCTTACTATTTATATTTTTGAAGTTGGTTAAATCAGTATTATTAGGTCCTCCACCATGGTCTCCTGATCCATATAATAGTATACTATCTGAAAGTCCCTTTGAACTTGGATAATTCATAGTACTTGATACATTCGATTGAGTTATAGCGCTCCCACTAAATGAATAATCAAAAGTTGGCTTATAGGTAAGAACTTCACTTCCATCTGGAGCTTTCCAATTGAAGGATTCATATGGGAATTTATTAGTGTCATTCCAATTTAATTTTGTTGTTATAAAGTAATCCATTCCACTTTTCTTAAGTATCTGAGGCATATTATAATTAAAGCCAAATACGTCTGGAACCCATCCAACTTTTGCAGTTTGTCCATAGTTGTCTCTGAAATATTGCTGAGCATATAAAGATTGTCTAACTAAAGATTCCCCACTTGTGGTATTCAAATCCGGTTCAATGACTTGTCCCCCTACAACTTCCCAATTTCCTGACTTCACTTTTTCCTTTATTCTCTTTGATAACTCTGGGTAATATTCATCTGCCCATTGATAAAATTTAGAAGAAGATTGAGTGAATTTATAATCTGGATTAGCATCCATTAAATCAAGTGCTCTTTTAAAGGTTGTATTAACTTCTCTTATAGTTTCTTCGTATCTCCAGTTCCATGCAGCATCTATATGCGAATTCCCTAGTGCATGAACTGTTTGACTTTTATCATATGCAAAGACACTTGTTGCCGGTAAAGCTGTTACTATCATAGAAGCCATTGTAACAATTCCAACGAGCTTTTTAGATAACCTGTTCATGTTTCTCCCCCTTCATTAATTGTGTTTCTTTATAATAACGCCTAAAACTATCATGCCCAATCCTATTACTGGAAAATAATTATATTTTCCTGTCTGTGGTAGTTTACCTATATTTGTATTCCCACCTGGTTCCTGTTCACCTGGTTGATCATTAGATCCATTTCCTCCATTACTACCGTTATTACCACCACTACCATTATTATTTGAATTATCTTTATATACCTCCACACTACATGTAGCTGTCTTATTGCCATCCTCAGTTGTTACTGTTATTAAGGCTTTGCCCTCATCTATTCCTTTTATACATCCATCCTTAACTTCAACTATGCTGCCATTACTTGATGTCCATCTAACATTTTTATTTGAAGCATTTTTAGGTAAAATGGTTTGGACTAATTTATACTCTTCTCCTACCTTTAACCTGTATTTATTAGTGTTTAATGTTATACTTTCAACATTCACTACTTGTGGCTTCTCTATAACATTTATACTTAATGAGTTTGCTTTAATTCCTTCTGCTTTCTCTTCCTTACTATTTACAAATATTGTGGATGGTAAGGTTATTTTTGTATCTCCAGTTTTTAAAGCCTTAAACTCAAACTCACCTATTTTTACTTCTCCATTTACTCCTTTATCTTTTCCAAGGATAGAGAGAAGATATCTGTCTGTTCCATTATCTGTTTTTCTTCCCATTTCACTAAACACATCAAACTTAGCACTAATTAGTTGCAAATCCTCTACGTTATAGTTCATAGATAAATCTACACTATATAGATCATTTGCATTAGATGTTTTTACTATAACCTTAACTGTATCACCTTTTTGGTACTCTTTAGAATCAGTTGTAATCTGAATTGTATTCTCTTCAGCATATGTTATTGTTCTAAAAGTAAATAACATTAGAAAAGTACACAAAATAGTTATGACCTTCTTCACTTAAACTCCCCCGTTTCATGAGATTTATCCTTTCTTTGCCTTATCACCTCCTTAAAAAAATCGTCAAGGCGATTATTAGCCGTCGATTTTTTTATCGCATCGGCCTTTCCAAACGCATGTGAGGAAAATTTGGCAGGCGACTAATTCTATTTTTGCATCCCCCCTCTACTTTATAGTCTTAAGAAATGCTTCCCATTTCTCAACATTTTCTCTATTAGAAAGAAGCTGTTCTCTTAAATAAGGTGAACCTATTTCTA is a window encoding:
- a CDS encoding glycoside hydrolase family 38 C-terminal domain-containing protein — encoded protein: MNRLSKKLVGIVTMASMIVTALPATSVFAYDKSQTVHALGNSHIDAAWNWRYEETIREVNTTFKRALDLMDANPDYKFTQSSSKFYQWADEYYPELSKRIKEKVKSGNWEVVGGQVIEPDLNTTSGESLVRQSLYAQQYFRDNYGQTAKVGWVPDVFGFNYNMPQILKKSGMDYFITTKLNWNDTNKFPYESFNWKAPDGSEVLTYKPTFDYSFSGSAITQSNVSSTMNYPSSKGLSDSILLYGSGDHGGGPNNTDLTNFKNINSKADAPNVVFDTALNSFSKIEAKADSLPTVDDELYLEKHRGTLTSAAYMKKYNRESEIKAEESEKLSSIATLLGSESYPQGKIDKAWDKTNLNQFHDVLPGSAITAVYNDAFNDAEIALNQLGGTMKNAMNGIASRVNTDGEGKALVLYNPLSWDREETVESVVILSATDKDITILDENGKEVPSQIVNKNGAKVTVSYKAKVPAMGYTVYRAVEKTSTAKNSTITVDNTNKTIENQFFKLKLDTKTGNISSLYDKVNGREVFESGKQGNELHVLEDTPREWDAWDVDGDDMRSTPYVINDLVSIDLVNDGPNKATFRVTKKWSSSTFVQDISLYSDTNRVDVGMNVDWNEYQKLLKVAFPMNIANPEKATYEIAYSSIDRSTDKSSSKFEVSGHKWADISKDGYGVSILNDSKYGWNTFGNVMRLTLLKAANDRGGVEDRGHQVINYSIYPHADDWKAANTVKKGYEFNYPIISQEVDSHAGDLAKTQSFGKVDKDNVILTVLKKAEKSDDYIIRLYESKGEASTNVKINLPAGIESAVETNLIEDNLDGAPVPGINGNTLSTTLGKYEIKTFKVKFNNSSIFKDHKPVAKPLDLSKDFNIDAISYDTNRKDGDFNGKGETFSAELMPDKVVSEDISFNIGSKDDGAKNFIQAKGQSVQVPQGEKHGFLYLLGASAGGRNDGEFKVNYKDGTSTSKDLSFTDWQATIGNDQKTYVRDNIAINLTHTHIPTGNTYDIDNNLFVYKVALDGNKEIKDIQLPDSQGIKIAAMSFVDGDILANSDTEAPSKVQNLKVTGPKEYYSPYLDLSWDAASDNVGVANYMIYRASKEDLSDLTLVGVSENTSYRDENVEQLGKYTYIIKAVDFEGNTGEASEKASHYACGNIALGATATADGSMNESESPQKAVDGDLTTKWCINTGKIEPHWITIDLKQERTIDGLKLFHAGAGGESATWNTSDYTVLVGNDLNNLTEVDNVSNNTKNITEHQFTTPAKGRYIKINVTKPTVDGNAAVRLYEIKVLGDDKDFVASVPEEAPSIKDVKQENTSVIVNFNEVDKADSYILEYGTEKGKYTNKIENIKTNTISLSGLTIGSTYYFRVTPVNIMGQGKPSEEVSYTVRKPVITTVDLSNSFNLDGIATIENKTDGSFDGQGWAYDGATIPESITYENLLFKLGSKKDGDKNVIKSLGQEITLPSANANKIYFLAASNKSNPQTANVVVTYDDGTTDNRQFVVSDWCRSAATSSGEVSVLYSEQRIQNSSGYTGPATNIYMNSISVDQSKKLKSITLPNNDGIKIFAMTLTGLEADAPKSDNAYLSGIKIGDQDLDNFNKETYEYNVILPWNEVNAPKVSGIAEDSKATVDLTQAEKVPGTAAIKVKAEDGTEKVYKINFVNEISLNKVELSAEALALETGKTTNLKIKATLSDESEADNSKLNVQYTVGDSQILSVKDGVVTALKAGETTVKASVTLNGKVVESNTITIKVTESAMEPVVTSLTPNKKVVNAGDEVEFKVSADKAKDLAGFDFTLSYNKELFELTKVSVNEKFGFSDYNVISNGVRVLGTIVGNNPGISEKTDLVTFTFKVKKTDKNMEFVLNKEANYTDVNGKIFTSTEDVKTSLNTMRSADTNNDGKIMIDDLTRVARRFGQPVTGENEKYDLNYDGAIDIQDIAIIAKTILGK
- a CDS encoding Ig-like domain-containing protein; the protein is MKKVITILCTFLMLFTFRTITYAEENTIQITTDSKEYQKGDTVKVIVKTSNANDLYSVDLSMNYNVEDLQLISAKFDVFSEMGRKTDNGTDRYLLSILGKDKGVNGEVKIGEFEFKALKTGDTKITLPSTIFVNSKEEKAEGIKANSLSINVIEKPQVVNVESITLNTNKYRLKVGEEYKLVQTILPKNASNKNVRWTSSNGSIVEVKDGCIKGIDEGKALITVTTEDGNKTATCSVEVYKDNSNNNGSGGNNGSNGGNGSNDQPGEQEPGGNTNIGKLPQTGKYNYFPVIGLGMIVLGVIIKKHN